One Camelina sativa cultivar DH55 chromosome 3, Cs, whole genome shotgun sequence genomic window carries:
- the LOC104778296 gene encoding pentatricopeptide repeat-containing protein At1g53600, mitochondrial: MRSISKNVLVYRHSLCLRCNCTLALSNHDPITPKNPNFLDTRTSTAIFQCNSQISKLARNGNLQEAEAIFRQMSHRSIVSWNAMISAYAENGEMSKAWQVFDEMPVRATTSYNAMVTAMIKNKCDLGKSYELFCSIPEKNAVSYAAMITGFVRAGMFDKAESLYAETPVKFRDPVASNVLLKGYLRAGKWIEAVRVFQGMAVREVVSYSSMVDGYCKMGRLVDARSLFDRMPERNVITWTAMIDGYFKAGFFEDGFGLFLRMRREGDVSVNSNTLAVMFKACRDFGRYREGSQIHGLVSRMPLEFDLFLGSSLISVYSKLGYMGEAKAVFGVMENKDTVSWNSLITGLVQRGEISEAYEHFEKMPDKDLVSWTGMIMGFSKKGEISKCVELFRMMPEKDDVTWTAMISAFVSNGYYEEALCWFLKMLQEEVYPNSYTFSCVLSATASLADLIEGLQIHGRAVKMNMASDLSVQNSLVSMYCKCGNTNDAYKIFLCITEPNIVSYNTMISGFSYNGFGKKALKLFSILESTEKEPNGVTFLAVLSACVHVGYVDLGWKYFKSMKFSYGIEPGPDHYACMVDLLGRSGLLDEAYNLISSMPCEPHSGVWGSLLGASKTYLHVDLAELAAKKQIELEPDSAAPYVVLSQLYSIVGQNGDCDRIRNIKKSKRIKKDPGSSWIILQGQVHNFLSGDESHLNLEEIAFTMKMIKKEMELICVSH, translated from the coding sequence ATGAGGTCGATTTCGAAAAACGTGTTAGTTTACAGACACAGTCTTTGTCTCAGATGTAATTGTACGCTTGCTCTCTCTAACCACGATCCCATCACcccaaaaaatccaaactttctcGACACGAGGACGAGCACTGCTATCTTTCAATGTAATTCTCAGATTTCGAAGCTCGCTAGAAATGGGAATCTCCAAGAAGCCGAAGCTATTTTCAGACAGATGTCGCATAGAAGTATAGTCTCTTGGAATGCGATGATCTCTGCATACGCGGAGAATGGTGAGATGAGTAAAGCATGGcaagtgttcgatgaaatgcctgtGAGAGCTACAACTTCTTATAACGCGATGGTTACGGCTATGATTAAAAACAAGTGTGATTTGGGGAAATCCTATGAACTGTTTTGTAGTATACCCGAGAAGAATGCTGTGTCTTACGCGGCGATGATTACTGGTTTTGTTCGGGCAGGGATGTTTGACAAGGCGGAGTCTTTGTATGCTGAGACACCTGTGAAGTTTCGTGATCCTGTTGCTTCGAATGTTTTGTTGAAAGGGTATTTGAGAGCAGGGAAGTGGATTGAGGCTGTTCGTGTTTTTCAGGGTATGGCAGTGAGAGAAGTGGTATCTTATAGCTCTATGGTTGATGGGTATTGCAAAATGGGGAGACTTGTTGATGCTAGAAGTCTTTTTGATAGAATGCCTGAGAGAAATGTGATTACTTGGACTGCTATGATTGATGGGTATTTTAAAGCTGGTTTTTTTGAAGatgggtttggtttgtttctaaGAATGAGACGGGAGGGGGATGTCAGTGTTAATTCTAACACTTTGGCTGTCATGTTTAAAGCTTGTCGTGATTTTGGCAGATATCGAGAAGGAAGTCAGATTCATGGGTTAGTTTCACGCATGCCTCTCGAGTTTGATCTGTTTCTAGGGAGTTCGTTGATTTCAGTGTACTCTAAGCTTGGTTATATGGGAGAGGCCAAAGCAGTGTTTGGCGTCATGGAAAATAAAGACACTGTTTCTTGGAATTCCTTGATCACTGGTCTTGTTCAGCGCGGAGAAATTTCTGAAGCTTATGAACATTTCGAGAAGATGCCAGATAAAGACTTGGTATCCTGGACAGGTATGATCATGGGATTTTCTAAAAAAGGAGAAATCTCTAAATGTGTAGAGTTGTTTAGAATGATGCCTGAGAAGGACGATGTGACATGGACTGCTATGATATCTGCATTTGTGAGCAATGGATATTATGAGGAGGCGCTTTGCTGGTTTCTTAAGATGCTCCAGGAAGAGGTTTATCCAAATTCCTACACTTTCAGTTGTGTCCTCAGCGCAACTGCTAGTTTGGCGGATTTAATTGAAGGACTACAGATCCACGGTAGAGCTGTGAAGATGAACATGGCGAGTGACTTGTCAGTTCAGAATTCTTTGGTATCGATGTATTGCAAATGCGGGAACACGAATGACGCTTACAAGATCTTCTTATGCATCACTGAGCCTAATATTGTTTCTTATAACACAATGATCAGCGGGTTTTCCTATAACGGTTTCGGGAAGAAAGCTCTAAAGTTGTTTTCCATATTGGAAAGTACAGAAAAAGAGCCAAATGGTGTTACCTTTCTTGCTGTATTATCTGCTTGTGTTCATGTTGGATACGTAGACTTAGGATGGAAATACTTCAAATCAATGAAATTCTCGTACGGCATTGAACCCGGACCTGATCATTATGCATGCATGGTTGATCTCCTTGGCAGAAGTGGATTACTTGATGAAGCATATAACTTGATCTCTTCAATGCCTTGTGAGCCTCATTCCGGGGTTTGGGGCAGCTTGCTTGGTGCCAGCAAAACTTATTTACATGTCGATCTAGCAGAGCTTGCTGCTAAGAAACAAATCGAACTCGAGCCTGATAGTGCAGCACCTTATGTGGTATTGTCCCAGCTGTATTCAATTGTTGGGCAAAACGGAGATTGTGATCGGATAAGGAACATTAAGAAATCGAAAAGAATAAAGAAGGATCCTGGGTCTAGCTGGATCATCTTACAGGGCCAAGTACATAATTTTCTTTCAGGAGATGAATCTCATCTGAATCTTGAAGAGATAGCTTTCACAATGAAGATGATTAAAAAGGAAATGGAGTTGATTTGTGTCAGCCATTGA
- the LOC104779350 gene encoding glycine-rich protein HC1-like, producing the protein MVVASCYIQRLRLSLLSLTPAITVVVMVGIMEEDVVVAVAEEDVVVVAATAAASLPTVSDSDHHRHHHAGYHHGGGGFGGHHGGGGFGGHHGGGGFGGHHGGAGGGCGGGS; encoded by the exons ATGGTGGTTGCTTCATGCTATATCCAGCGGCTGCGTCTCTCCCTACTGTCTCTGACTCCGGCCATCACGGTGGTTGTGATGGTGGGCATCATGGAGGAGGATGTGGTGGTGGCTGTGGCGGAGGAGgatgtggtggtggtggcggcga CCGCTGCTGCGTCTCTTCCTACTGTCTCCGATTCTGATCATCACCGCCACCATCATGCTGGTTACCATCACGGTGGCGGTGGTTTTGGTGGCCATCACGGTGGCGGTGGTTTTGGTGGACATCACGGTGGCGGTGGTTTCGGTGGACATCACGGTGGTGCCGGTGGAGGATGTGGCGGAGGAAGTTAG